A single genomic interval of Calypte anna isolate BGI_N300 chromosome 3, bCalAnn1_v1.p, whole genome shotgun sequence harbors:
- the SF3B6 gene encoding splicing factor 3B subunit 6, translating into MAMQAAKRANIRLPPEVNRILYIRNLPYKITAEEMYDIFGKYGPIRQIRVGNTPETRGTAYVVYEDIFDAKNACDHLSGFNVCNRYLVVLYYNANRAFQKMDTKKKEEQLKLLKEKYGINTDPPK; encoded by the exons ATGGCGATGCAAGCGGCCAAACGAGCCAAC ATCCGGCTGCCTCCCGAAGTCAATCGGATCCTGTACATCCGGAACCTGCCCTATAAAATCACAGCAGAGGAGATGTATGATATTTTTGGGAAATATGGGCCTATCCGACAAATCAGGGT TGGCAACACTCCTGAAACCAGAGGCACAGCCTACGTGGTCTATGAGGACATCTTTGATGCCAAAAACGCTTGTGACCACCTGTCAGGATTCAATGTCTGCAACAGATACCTCGTTGTTCTGTACTACAATGCCAACAGG GCATTCCAGAAGATGgacacaaagaagaaagaggaacagCTTAAGCTTCTCAAGGAAAAATATGGAATTAACACAGACCCACCAAAATAA